The Candidatus Eisenbacteria bacterium genome includes a window with the following:
- the nadC gene encoding carboxylating nicotinate-nucleotide diphosphorylase, which yields MRLEGIALPLVRLALTEDLGGGDVTTDAVVDENAAGRARIEAKQEGVLAGSEVAALAFRELDPDVRVEWHCPEGGALTRGVRVATIVGKARAILSAERVALNFLQRLSGVATMARAFVKAVEGTGVGILDTRKTTPGLRFLEKHAVLAGGAGNHRFGLFDGILIKENHILAAGGMKQAMERVKGVSEGIPVIIEAKTLEEALDAADLAPTRVLLDNFTPGAIANVVKRLRGTGVEIEISGGIRLANVRDFAIPGVKYVSIGALTHSAPALDLSLELERVGTAEAVAVSSRVAMGTMGDAKGAARSGAAPAGRPAKKGTAGS from the coding sequence ATGCGCCTCGAGGGGATCGCCCTCCCGCTGGTCCGTCTCGCGCTGACCGAGGACCTCGGCGGCGGGGACGTCACGACCGACGCGGTCGTTGACGAGAACGCGGCCGGCCGCGCGAGGATCGAGGCGAAGCAGGAAGGAGTCCTCGCGGGCTCGGAGGTCGCCGCGCTCGCGTTTCGCGAGCTGGACCCCGACGTGCGCGTCGAGTGGCACTGTCCCGAGGGCGGCGCGCTCACGAGGGGAGTGCGGGTCGCGACGATCGTCGGGAAGGCCCGCGCGATCCTGAGCGCGGAGCGGGTGGCGCTGAATTTCCTGCAGCGCCTCTCGGGTGTCGCCACGATGGCCCGCGCGTTCGTGAAGGCCGTGGAAGGGACGGGCGTGGGCATTCTCGATACCAGGAAGACCACCCCCGGGCTGCGCTTCCTGGAGAAGCACGCCGTGCTCGCGGGCGGCGCGGGGAATCATCGCTTCGGTCTGTTCGACGGGATCCTGATCAAGGAGAACCACATCCTCGCCGCGGGCGGCATGAAGCAGGCCATGGAGCGCGTGAAGGGCGTGAGCGAGGGGATCCCGGTGATCATCGAGGCGAAGACGCTCGAGGAAGCGCTGGATGCGGCCGATCTCGCGCCCACGCGGGTGCTGCTCGACAACTTCACCCCCGGCGCCATCGCGAACGTGGTGAAGCGGCTTCGCGGCACGGGGGTGGAGATCGAGATCTCCGGCGGCATCCGGCTCGCGAACGTGCGGGACTTCGCGATCCCCGGCGTGAAGTACGTCTCGATCGGCGCGCTCACCCATTCCGCGCCCGCGCTCGATCTGTCGCTCGAGCTGGAGCGGGTGGGAACCGCCGAGGCCGTCGCGGTCAGCTCCAGGGTGGCGATGGGCACGATGGGGGACGCGAAGGGCGCGGCCCGGTCCGGGGCCGCCCCGGCAGGCAGGCCCGCGAAGAAGGGAACGGCCGGCTCGTGA
- the uvrB gene encoding excinuclease ABC subunit UvrB: MHSPYEPRGDQPRAIAELSEGLARGDKNQVLLGVTGSGKTFTMANVIAAHGKPTLVISHNKTLAAQLYGEFKSFFPENAVGYFVSYYDYYQPEAYVPQTNTYIEKDASINDDIDRLRLAATSALLERRDVIIVASVSCIYGLGSPEDFRREMLLLQVGERTTREEILTQLVHDQYSRGDLELKRGTFRARGDVIEVHPAYEETALRIELFGDVVDRIAVIDPLTGKTLKPLQTAAIYPAKHFITHPARLKEGLLAIKEELAERLEVLERAGKLLEAQRLKMRTEYDMEMLREVGSCPGIENYSRPLSGRKPGERPTCLIDYFPDDFLLIVDESHVTVPQIGGMYEGDRSRKLVLVEHGFRLPSALDNRPLRYDEFDALVGQTVYVSATPADYELKKAGGVIVEQIIRPTGLVDPKLTLRQTRGQIDHLLEEIRKRVEVGERVLVTTLTKRMAEDLTEYLFQAGVRVRYIHSDIDTIERMEILRALRLQKVDVLVGINLLREGLDLPEVSLVAILDADKEGFLRSETSLIQTAGRAARHIRGEVIFYADHMTRSMRRAIEEMNRRRDAQLAYNAEHGITPQTIVKSVEEIMRSTSVADAATALAAEEILPSAAVEMDRESLMDLLEREMLAAASREEFELAAVFRDRLDELRLSPGKETAHAPRGDRPPAGPSRADRGPRRRGRHDRRGR, encoded by the coding sequence CTGCACTCGCCCTACGAGCCCCGAGGAGACCAGCCGCGCGCCATCGCGGAGCTCTCCGAGGGGCTCGCGCGCGGCGACAAGAACCAGGTCCTCCTCGGGGTCACCGGCTCGGGCAAGACCTTCACGATGGCCAACGTCATCGCGGCGCACGGCAAGCCGACCCTCGTCATCTCCCACAACAAGACCCTCGCCGCGCAGCTCTACGGCGAGTTCAAGTCGTTCTTCCCGGAGAACGCGGTCGGATACTTCGTCTCGTACTACGACTACTATCAGCCCGAGGCGTACGTCCCGCAGACGAACACGTACATCGAGAAGGACGCCTCGATCAACGACGACATCGACCGGTTGCGGCTGGCGGCGACGAGCGCCTTGCTGGAGCGGCGCGACGTGATCATCGTCGCCAGCGTGTCCTGCATCTACGGACTGGGCTCGCCCGAGGACTTCCGGCGCGAGATGTTGCTCCTGCAAGTGGGGGAGCGGACCACGCGCGAGGAGATCCTGACGCAGCTCGTGCACGACCAGTACTCGCGCGGGGATCTCGAGCTGAAGCGAGGGACGTTCCGGGCGCGCGGGGACGTGATCGAGGTCCATCCCGCCTACGAGGAGACGGCGCTCCGAATCGAGCTCTTCGGGGACGTCGTGGACCGGATCGCGGTGATCGATCCCCTGACCGGGAAGACGCTGAAGCCCCTGCAGACGGCGGCCATCTATCCAGCGAAGCACTTCATCACGCACCCGGCCCGGCTGAAGGAGGGGCTTCTTGCGATCAAGGAGGAGCTGGCGGAGCGGCTCGAGGTGCTCGAGCGCGCGGGGAAACTCCTCGAGGCGCAGCGGCTCAAGATGCGGACCGAGTACGACATGGAGATGCTGCGCGAGGTCGGCTCCTGCCCGGGGATCGAGAACTACTCGCGGCCCCTGTCCGGAAGGAAGCCGGGCGAGCGGCCGACGTGCTTGATCGACTACTTCCCGGACGACTTCCTCCTGATCGTGGACGAGTCCCACGTCACCGTGCCCCAGATCGGAGGCATGTACGAGGGAGATCGCTCCCGGAAGCTCGTCCTCGTGGAGCACGGGTTCCGGCTTCCGTCGGCGCTCGACAACCGGCCGCTCCGGTACGACGAGTTCGACGCGCTGGTCGGGCAGACGGTCTACGTGTCGGCCACGCCGGCGGACTACGAGCTGAAGAAGGCGGGCGGCGTGATCGTGGAGCAGATCATCCGGCCCACGGGCCTCGTGGACCCCAAGCTGACGCTGCGGCAGACGAGGGGGCAGATCGACCACCTCCTCGAGGAGATCCGGAAGCGCGTCGAGGTGGGCGAGCGCGTGCTCGTGACGACGCTGACGAAGCGCATGGCCGAGGACCTGACCGAGTACCTCTTCCAGGCCGGCGTGCGCGTGCGGTACATCCACTCCGACATCGACACGATCGAGCGGATGGAGATCCTGCGCGCGCTGCGCTTGCAGAAGGTGGACGTCCTGGTCGGGATCAACCTGCTGCGCGAGGGGCTCGACCTGCCGGAGGTCTCGCTGGTCGCGATCCTGGACGCGGACAAGGAGGGGTTCCTGAGGTCCGAGACGTCTCTGATCCAGACCGCGGGCCGCGCCGCGCGGCACATCCGGGGCGAGGTGATCTTCTACGCCGACCACATGACCCGCTCCATGCGCCGCGCCATCGAGGAGATGAACCGCCGCCGGGACGCCCAGCTTGCCTATAATGCGGAGCACGGGATCACCCCCCAGACGATCGTGAAGTCCGTGGAGGAGATCATGCGCTCGACCTCCGTCGCGGACGCCGCGACCGCGCTCGCGGCCGAGGAGATTCTGCCGAGTGCCGCGGTGGAGATGGACCGCGAGTCCCTGATGGATCTCCTCGAGCGCGAGATGCTCGCCGCGGCCTCGCGCGAGGAGTTCGAGCTGGCGGCCGTGTTCCGTGACCGCCTGGACGAGCTTCGACTCTCACCCGGAAAGGAGACCGCGCATGCGCCTCGAGGGGATCGCCCTCCCGCTGGTCCGTCTCGCGCTGACCGAGGACCTCGGCGGCGGGGACGTCACGACCGACGCGGTCGTTGA
- the nrdR gene encoding transcriptional regulator NrdR yields MKCPSCGHLEDKVIDSRSAKEGQAIRRRRECLACKRRFTTYETVETTPLLVIKKDGRREPFSREKILNGLLRACEKRPIPAERVHAIVDTLEADLLRQGVDEVKSSEIGERVMEELHKLDEVAYVRFASVYRHFKDLNQFLEELRSLLK; encoded by the coding sequence ATGAAGTGCCCTTCGTGCGGGCATCTCGAGGACAAGGTGATCGACTCCCGCTCCGCGAAGGAGGGGCAGGCGATCCGCCGCCGCCGCGAGTGCCTGGCCTGCAAGCGCCGCTTCACCACGTACGAAACCGTCGAGACGACGCCGCTCCTGGTGATCAAGAAGGACGGCCGCCGGGAGCCCTTCAGCCGCGAGAAGATCCTGAACGGCCTCCTGCGCGCCTGTGAGAAACGCCCGATCCCCGCGGAGCGGGTTCATGCCATCGTGGACACGCTGGAGGCGGATCTGCTTCGCCAGGGTGTCGACGAGGTGAAGTCGAGCGAGATCGGGGAGCGGGTCATGGAGGAGCTCCACAAGCTCGACGAGGTCGCGTACGTGCGCTTCGCGTCGGTGTACCGCCATTTCAAGGATCTGAACCAGTTCCTGGAAGAGCTGCGGTCGCTGCTCAAGTGA
- a CDS encoding biotin--[acetyl-CoA-carboxylase] ligase, with translation MTTRFLDVPLERHPSLASTNDEALRRAEEGAPSGLVVFAETQTAGRGRQGRSWNDVAGASLAFSVVLRPTIPLPQYPLLAIAMACAVAEACEELSGTAFAVKWPNDVLLEGRKVCGVLAESRVPSAVRVPGGAGLALVVGAGVNVNHHEDDFSAELRARAASLRMAAGGRTFNVVHVLDAILARFERYVALASAADAAPLWNAVLRRLPAPGTRASIRSGDRLFQGVIQGFTETGAIRLLEDGRAEAVTLSAGEMELAGETA, from the coding sequence GTGACCACACGCTTCCTGGACGTGCCGCTGGAACGTCACCCATCGCTCGCCTCGACCAACGACGAGGCGCTGCGCCGGGCCGAGGAGGGCGCTCCGTCCGGCCTCGTCGTGTTCGCCGAAACGCAGACCGCGGGTCGAGGGCGGCAGGGCCGCTCTTGGAACGACGTCGCCGGCGCGTCCCTCGCGTTCTCCGTGGTGCTCCGCCCGACCATCCCGCTCCCGCAGTATCCGCTGCTCGCGATCGCCATGGCGTGCGCGGTGGCCGAGGCCTGCGAGGAGCTGTCGGGTACGGCGTTCGCCGTGAAGTGGCCGAACGACGTGCTCCTGGAGGGCCGGAAGGTCTGCGGCGTGCTGGCGGAATCGCGAGTCCCCAGCGCGGTCCGCGTGCCCGGTGGCGCCGGGCTGGCGCTCGTGGTGGGCGCGGGCGTGAACGTGAACCACCATGAGGACGATTTTTCGGCCGAGCTGCGCGCGAGGGCCGCATCGCTTCGCATGGCCGCGGGCGGGAGGACCTTCAATGTGGTCCACGTCCTGGACGCGATCCTGGCTCGCTTCGAGCGGTACGTGGCGCTCGCCTCGGCGGCGGACGCCGCGCCTCTCTGGAATGCCGTCCTGCGGCGGCTCCCCGCGCCGGGGACCCGTGCCTCCATCCGGAGCGGTGACCGCTTGTTCCAGGGGGTGATCCAGGGGTTCACGGAAACGGGAGCCATCCGGCTCCTCGAGGACGGTCGAGCGGAAGCGGTCACGTTGTCGGCAGGTGAGATGGAGCTGGCGGGCGAGACGGCATGA